Within Lysobacterales bacterium, the genomic segment CGCTGGTGGTGGTCGAGGTCAATCCCGAGGCGCTGAAGCATCGCCCGCGCGGCATCGTCGCCAATCCCAACTGCTCGACGATGCAGATGATGGTGGCGCTGGCGCCGCTGTACCGGGAGGTCGGCATCGATCGCATCAACGTCGCCAGCTACCAGTCGGTATCCGGCGCCGGCCGGTCGGCGATGGAGGAGCTGGGGCTGCAGACGGCGCGACTGCTCAACTTCCAGGATGCGGCGCCGGAAAGGTTTCCCGTGCAGATCGCCTTCAACCTGATCCCGCAGATCGACGAGTTCACCGACAACGGCTACACGCGGGAAGAAATGAAGATGGTCTGGGAGACCCGCAAGATCCTGGGCGACCCGGCGATCGGCGTGAACCCGACCTGCGTGCGCGTGCCGGTGTTCTACGGCCACGCGCTGGCCTGCCACATCGAGACCCGCCAGCCGATAACGCCGGAACGGGCCCGGGCCGTGCTGGCCGCGGCCCCAGGCGTGGTCGTCGTGGACGAGCACCGGCCCGGTGGCTGGCCGACCCCGGTGACCCATGCGGCGGGGTCGGATCCGGTCTATGTGGGGCGGGTCAGGGCCGACCCGTCGCACCCGCGTGGGCTGGCCTTGTGGATCGTCGCGGACAATATCCGCAAGGGCGCGGCGCTGAATGCTGTTCAGCTGGCCGAAATCTTGGTAAAAGACGTGGCGTGATCTATAGTTGCGCCGTAGTTATGAGACTGCGTCACACTTTGGCCCCGGTTGCGGGGGTCGGCGCGCGGGTCCCTCCGGGGGTGCGGGCGCGGTGGGTGGCGCGGGGCAGGGGGAATCACCGGCAGGTTCAGGCGCCCGTGGGGGCGCCGTCCAGGTCCGGTGCCGTGGAATCCGGCCGCCACCGCCGGAACCGTCGCGGTGCGGGTGGTCCGCAGCGGCGTCCAGTCATCCGGGGGAGTCACCGAGCATGAAAATCCGAGTCCTGTTGGCCGCCAGCCTGATGGCGCTGCTGTCCGGGGCCGCCTGGGCGCTGGGCCTGGG encodes:
- a CDS encoding aspartate-semialdehyde dehydrogenase — protein: MNPTPRIAVAGATGAVGEALLDILGERGFPFADLVPLASARSAGGQVRCRGRDWTVRELDGFDFAGIDIAFFSAGGSVSAQHAPRAAAAGAVVIDNTSHFRNEPDVPLVVVEVNPEALKHRPRGIVANPNCSTMQMMVALAPLYREVGIDRINVASYQSVSGAGRSAMEELGLQTARLLNFQDAAPERFPVQIAFNLIPQIDEFTDNGYTREEMKMVWETRKILGDPAIGVNPTCVRVPVFYGHALACHIETRQPITPERARAVLAAAPGVVVVDEHRPGGWPTPVTHAAGSDPVYVGRVRADPSHPRGLALWIVADNIRKGAALNAVQLAEILVKDVA